Proteins co-encoded in one Psychromonas sp. L1A2 genomic window:
- a CDS encoding SMI1/KNR4 family protein codes for MSVNFSNPVALLQGEIDYFVQSTGIIVPEKFKKYLQEFNGAQPETNVFSIDEKNESGVNKLIPISQMIEEQKYLDNVGENVFPIAWAEGGNYVVVDFDKNASIYFWDHEEPENQTFLGSDVYDFLSKLKPFDPDSVELKEGQVESAWIDPDFLKSLK; via the coding sequence ATGAGTGTTAATTTTTCGAATCCAGTTGCTTTGTTGCAAGGTGAGATAGATTACTTTGTCCAAAGCACCGGTATTATTGTGCCGGAAAAATTTAAGAAGTATTTGCAAGAATTTAATGGTGCTCAGCCAGAAACGAATGTTTTTTCAATTGATGAGAAAAACGAATCAGGAGTTAATAAGTTGATTCCTATTTCTCAAATGATTGAGGAACAAAAGTACTTAGATAATGTTGGAGAAAATGTTTTTCCAATCGCATGGGCAGAAGGTGGTAACTATGTGGTTGTTGATTTTGATAAAAATGCATCTATTTATTTTTGGGATCACGAAGAGCCTGAAAATCAAACCTTTCTAGGGAGTGATGTTTATGATTTTTTATCTAAATTGAAACCTTTTGACCCTGATAGTGTAGAGCTTAAGGAAGGCCAAGTGGAATCTGCTTGGATAGATCCTGATTTCTTAAAAAGCCTTAAATAG
- a CDS encoding transposase: MTQSRSSQVSLSDTPYYHCISRCVRRAYLCGEDKYTEKSFEHRRQWVVERMHCLASLFNIDICAYAIMSNHYHLVLHVDEILNENLSHEDVCERWCQLYSKPVLIERWQNALTVSEAENKAALEVINGWRGRLADISWFMRCLNEFVARKANKEDACSGRFWEGRFKSQALLDEDALLACMAYVDLNPVRAKMSDSVETSEYTSAYERLLPCKKVGVAQQQEELLSYHVKKKPLFGFVGDEHEDNPQGMPFSLLDYIELVDWSGRIIREDKRGAISSQHPRLLTKLGLDGDTWISLASSFGKEYQGAVGSLEALALFASHTGKRWIASKNQLRRTH, from the coding sequence ATGACTCAATCTCGCAGCTCTCAAGTTTCCCTTTCAGATACCCCTTACTATCACTGTATTTCACGCTGTGTTCGTCGTGCTTATTTATGCGGAGAAGATAAATACACCGAAAAATCATTTGAACATAGGCGGCAGTGGGTTGTTGAGCGAATGCATTGCCTTGCCTCACTCTTTAATATTGATATTTGTGCTTACGCTATTATGTCGAATCACTATCATCTTGTATTGCATGTTGATGAAATACTTAATGAAAATTTAAGTCATGAAGATGTGTGTGAACGTTGGTGTCAGCTGTATTCAAAGCCCGTTTTAATTGAACGTTGGCAAAATGCGTTAACGGTGTCAGAAGCAGAAAATAAAGCCGCACTTGAGGTTATTAATGGGTGGAGAGGGCGGTTAGCTGATATTTCATGGTTTATGCGTTGTTTAAATGAATTTGTTGCGCGCAAAGCGAATAAAGAAGATGCATGCTCAGGTCGATTTTGGGAAGGAAGGTTTAAGTCTCAAGCACTCCTTGATGAAGATGCTTTGTTAGCTTGTATGGCTTATGTCGATTTAAACCCTGTCCGCGCCAAAATGAGTGATAGTGTCGAAACGTCAGAATATACATCCGCTTATGAGCGCCTATTACCTTGCAAAAAAGTTGGTGTTGCTCAGCAACAAGAAGAACTATTAAGCTACCATGTTAAGAAAAAGCCACTATTTGGTTTTGTTGGTGATGAACATGAGGATAACCCACAAGGTATGCCATTTTCATTATTGGATTATATTGAATTAGTTGATTGGAGTGGACGAATTATCAGAGAAGATAAACGGGGGGCAATTTCAAGCCAGCATCCCCGATTATTAACCAAACTCGGTTTAGATGGTGACACCTGGATATCACTCGCGAGCAGCTTTGGTAAGGAATACCAAGGTGCCGTGGGCTCTTTGGAAGCATTAGCTTTATTTGCTAGCCATACAGGTAAACGTTGGATAGCCAGTAAAAACCAATTGCGACGAACACATTAA
- a CDS encoding RHS repeat-associated core domain-containing protein, whose translation MFNFNKQMLPFSSNYLGSFIGKILLLRVVSLCAVVFFISSANAVNYTSSGSAQFELSGNLMVEGGKAIYELPIEIIPGRAGHTPHISLVYNSDMSNGYLGMGWQLQASSVITHCGQNLEKDGVWGGVNFDAEDRYCLDGQRLIAITGYNGANSTEYRVEKNGYAKIVSYGNSGSGPSYFKIWPKTGGVLEYGVTSDAKVELPTTKNIYKWALNKSTDISGENHIFYHYDESFNNITVGKSHHLDLITYEGGEIKFNYETRADKVTQYLAGQKLTRNKRIKSIVSRDQNNELVKSYNIKYIYSDATNRSLISAIDLCVSDGCSSEISFDWKTKKAGSFINEEKSFFEPHFIDRNGDGFFSIYGIINRESRNNDVIMNLIAPNRSRTRKTATRNHALSGVMNNPSYKTFRHGCQAKYYRKYNDGILTAVCDLHAYADFNGDGKETATSASNTVVDFNGDGRADILTIKNGQINLKLAGTNRLIISPNINKDLDFIDINNDGYLDVITNNPLAKVIYLFNGKQFVKHQSFAFKKMNASEKINSYFADMNNDGYPELYYNGQFYLNKFGTINGREAWSGLNYSAGKTGAMQFSDINSDGWLDIIRTFNGKTVLRKSIASVQDKIITISEYSKHYNINYKPLVDQTVHKQVKYYKFPFVNSTPQKYVVSNVVKTPKGYSNIIYDYQYTGAKSHLKGGGFLGFSSIVETEKAEMTTVTTREFEQLDLAKIGELSKVSIRRNNKLISRQNIGYRVLRKKGVNANYYQVYPNKVGTEFFALNGAIEKKITEEILMDIFGNKTENTMTIVGGKSDAPYIKKIINTFESKGENTYHQILKLSPTSVINFKTIPQSEAGIEKFCSDSGNIYLKAKDKVNIIAGIINIPIVVKRYPQYYQFKKISSNNTFPENTIISGDLQKSNLNDALHDNVYPCGNFNLQNDSSKQLESTQNSFITQELITESSNDFWKLGALKSSIVSINSGEGNITFKNTMEYLKNGLLSSVYNHGGSYGGSNGKYAKSSYGYDEYGNVISETFSGTGLTPRTISTLYAGSGVNPRASINALGHKTLLEYEQRNGQLVKQVSPSGKKVSTWKYDKFDRVIEESKQGFGNTLTYTYKLGANCPNVHKQTVSCIIAKSASQGDMVTQFDYEGKEIRNAHQGFNGRWIYQDTQWDRNGRKLSTTRPSFKKNSIEATVYFEYDERNREIKKTEPAANGGSATYTTNYDRLKTVITDARGYKHTTIKNVLGYILTKIEPHGASQTYSYYPDGKLKTSTDSSNNKTQIKYDNLGHRSQLIDPDMGNWTYKYNAAGELLYKKDANGKVTNIVYDKLGRKTAQNEDKQTSHWSYDKPILGTLSSHSGHGNLTKYTYGKFELVNKVSMTSSSETLSTEYQYDNYGRLRSELRPNGDSDDDQLNLQYTYNSMGYMTRVRSPKTAADNTFASAKYRNSIKQLMDDALIVAKEYVGKATYYKNEENFLKNKAKEYNVDKIEVHRLDETGQQLLANNEQYQKWCSDDGVCYLRPSVWLSLHGPISVPVKMLVGDEVYRLETQYNSSTPGKRLYDAEIDAVSLDIFNNANLTKADDTLFIDSDNNGQKELITNNQLFAAKADKTTRTSLLSLATEVSNATAIANERYKYYADLAEQITSLLVEISKVSGLYCEQADRLVGDELNSSQQEGCTNKKENSQWQHLDNLLNESKNAEKSNAAYITYWQRQDTDAYDHTLSETLGNGLVNTYQHNQKTGRPDYIATHKGSQVFDHRIKETTNKGSNIRLLQYRYDNHNNVTYRYDSELGIQDTFYYDGLDRLTNNKIVLDSPNLHGISNPDFNVNNKISYDKLGNITNKSNVGAYQYRGTAPHAVSNANNLDYHYDKVGNLLSATKEKQGTESIADIERELEWSDFNKPLKITRNDNTVEFKYDANHDRYYKKSVTEGETIETLYFKKLYERNTNLTNGEVEHKHFIYADGKLIALNTQVRDKANKLKDKQVRYLHYDALGSVDLITDGYGAVVERRSFDPWGKKRSIRWDDKGALDLRLITNRGFTGHEHIEEVGLIHMNGRIYDQTLGRFMSADPEIQAPFMTNSFNRYSYVMNNPLKYTDPTGFSWESFSNAVTSAVSRAWSSFKNSFGGTSTSASDNTGSKNNQAGGANGNLGASEQTDSANITDDLTGYSKALFNDFLKSILGDDPYGKYINEKYGIPTPTEYPGLSIAPEEERGVAVFKANPWYTSSIVIGFIGRKPPKPSDFFDVTKSGGVKLINGRKPINSKYVGKTHPSGVKFNEQGFPDFSPHAKAQVDIKGLTGNYAKDAAMANKAVGLKSTPSGHVWHHVENAKTMQLVSKDIHNAARHTGGAAILRNQ comes from the coding sequence ATGTTTAATTTTAATAAACAGATGTTACCTTTTAGCTCTAATTATTTGGGGAGCTTTATTGGGAAAATTTTATTATTAAGAGTTGTCTCTCTCTGTGCTGTAGTATTTTTTATCTCAAGTGCAAATGCAGTTAATTATACTTCTTCGGGAAGTGCTCAATTTGAACTGTCAGGAAATTTGATGGTGGAAGGAGGAAAGGCAATATATGAATTACCTATAGAAATAATTCCTGGAAGAGCAGGGCACACACCTCATATTAGTTTGGTTTATAATAGTGATATGAGCAACGGTTACTTAGGCATGGGATGGCAATTACAAGCTAGTTCTGTAATCACTCATTGTGGACAAAATTTAGAAAAAGATGGCGTGTGGGGTGGAGTTAACTTCGATGCAGAAGATAGATACTGTTTAGACGGGCAGCGCTTAATTGCAATTACAGGTTACAATGGTGCCAACTCAACAGAATATCGAGTAGAAAAGAATGGCTATGCAAAAATTGTTTCTTATGGTAATTCGGGTAGTGGTCCTAGCTATTTTAAAATATGGCCTAAAACAGGGGGGGTTTTAGAATATGGCGTTACATCAGATGCTAAAGTAGAGCTCCCTACAACGAAAAATATTTATAAATGGGCACTTAATAAAAGTACCGATATTAGTGGCGAAAATCATATTTTTTATCATTATGACGAGAGCTTTAATAATATAACTGTAGGTAAAAGCCATCATTTAGATCTCATCACCTATGAAGGTGGGGAGATTAAGTTTAACTATGAAACACGCGCAGACAAGGTTACTCAATACTTGGCAGGGCAGAAATTAACTCGTAATAAACGAATCAAAAGTATTGTTAGTAGAGATCAAAATAATGAATTAGTTAAAAGTTATAATATTAAATATATCTATTCAGATGCTACCAATCGAAGTTTAATAAGTGCGATTGACTTGTGTGTTTCTGATGGTTGTAGTTCAGAGATTAGTTTCGATTGGAAAACAAAAAAAGCAGGCTCTTTCATCAATGAAGAAAAATCGTTTTTTGAACCTCATTTTATTGATAGGAATGGTGATGGTTTTTTCTCAATATACGGAATTATTAATCGTGAATCACGAAATAATGATGTAATTATGAACTTAATTGCCCCTAATAGATCTAGAACGCGTAAAACTGCTACTCGCAATCATGCATTATCAGGAGTAATGAATAACCCTTCTTACAAAACCTTTAGACACGGTTGTCAAGCGAAATATTATCGTAAATATAATGATGGAATTCTGACTGCTGTTTGTGATTTACATGCCTATGCTGACTTTAATGGTGATGGTAAAGAAACAGCAACATCAGCTTCAAATACTGTTGTTGACTTTAATGGTGATGGGCGGGCTGATATATTAACTATTAAAAATGGTCAGATTAATCTTAAATTAGCGGGTACTAACCGCCTTATAATATCTCCGAATATCAATAAGGACTTGGATTTTATTGATATTAATAACGATGGCTATCTAGATGTTATAACTAATAACCCTCTTGCAAAAGTTATTTATTTATTTAATGGTAAACAATTCGTAAAACATCAAAGTTTCGCATTCAAAAAAATGAACGCTTCTGAAAAAATTAATTCATATTTTGCAGATATGAATAATGATGGTTACCCAGAACTTTATTATAACGGCCAATTCTATCTGAATAAATTCGGTACTATAAATGGAAGAGAAGCTTGGAGTGGTTTAAATTATTCTGCAGGTAAAACAGGTGCAATGCAATTTTCAGACATCAACAGTGATGGTTGGTTAGATATTATTCGTACGTTTAACGGTAAAACAGTATTACGTAAATCTATCGCGAGTGTGCAAGACAAAATAATTACTATTAGTGAATATAGTAAGCATTACAACATTAATTACAAACCGTTAGTCGATCAGACTGTGCATAAACAAGTTAAGTATTATAAATTTCCTTTTGTGAATAGCACTCCTCAAAAATATGTTGTTTCCAATGTTGTTAAAACACCGAAAGGCTATAGTAACATTATTTATGATTATCAATACACGGGGGCAAAAAGTCATTTAAAAGGTGGTGGTTTTTTAGGTTTTTCTAGCATTGTTGAAACTGAGAAAGCTGAGATGACAACGGTGACAACACGTGAATTCGAACAATTAGATCTAGCAAAAATAGGGGAACTGTCTAAAGTAAGTATTAGACGAAATAATAAGTTAATTTCAAGACAAAACATTGGCTACCGAGTTCTTAGAAAAAAAGGTGTTAATGCAAATTATTATCAAGTTTACCCTAATAAAGTTGGCACAGAATTTTTTGCTTTAAATGGAGCTATTGAAAAAAAAATAACAGAAGAAATATTAATGGATATTTTTGGTAATAAAACTGAAAATACTATGACAATAGTAGGTGGTAAATCTGATGCTCCTTATATTAAAAAAATAATTAATACTTTCGAGTCAAAAGGAGAAAATACATATCATCAAATTTTAAAATTATCCCCAACATCTGTAATTAATTTTAAAACCATTCCACAATCTGAAGCAGGCATTGAAAAGTTTTGTTCAGATAGTGGCAATATTTATTTAAAAGCTAAAGATAAAGTCAATATTATAGCTGGCATCATCAATATACCGATAGTTGTTAAGCGTTACCCTCAATACTACCAATTTAAGAAAATATCTTCTAATAACACTTTTCCCGAAAATACCATCATTTCAGGCGATTTACAAAAATCTAATCTAAATGATGCCCTACATGATAATGTTTATCCATGCGGTAATTTTAATTTACAAAATGATTCATCAAAACAATTAGAGTCAACTCAAAACTCCTTCATCACTCAAGAGCTAATCACAGAGTCTTCGAATGATTTTTGGAAATTAGGTGCACTAAAAAGTAGTATTGTGTCAATTAATAGTGGTGAAGGAAATATTACCTTTAAGAACACTATGGAATACCTAAAAAATGGGCTTTTATCCTCTGTTTATAACCATGGTGGTAGTTATGGGGGAAGTAACGGGAAATATGCTAAAAGCAGTTATGGCTATGATGAATATGGTAATGTTATTTCAGAAACCTTTAGTGGTACTGGTTTAACACCTCGGACAATATCTACCCTTTATGCTGGATCTGGTGTTAATCCTCGAGCAAGTATTAACGCGTTAGGGCATAAAACGTTATTAGAATACGAACAACGTAATGGTCAACTCGTCAAACAAGTCAGTCCTAGTGGTAAAAAAGTAAGTACTTGGAAGTATGATAAATTTGATAGGGTTATTGAAGAGAGTAAACAGGGCTTTGGTAATACACTTACATACACTTATAAATTAGGTGCCAATTGCCCTAATGTACATAAACAAACGGTTAGCTGTATTATTGCAAAATCTGCTAGCCAAGGTGATATGGTTACTCAGTTTGATTATGAAGGTAAAGAAATAAGAAATGCCCACCAAGGATTTAATGGTCGTTGGATTTATCAAGATACCCAATGGGATAGAAATGGTCGCAAGTTAAGTACAACAAGACCTAGCTTCAAAAAAAATAGTATCGAAGCGACTGTTTATTTTGAATATGATGAACGTAATAGGGAAATAAAAAAAACGGAACCTGCGGCTAATGGCGGAAGTGCAACCTATACAACAAATTACGATAGGTTAAAAACCGTAATAACTGATGCACGTGGTTACAAACATACAACGATTAAAAACGTTTTAGGCTATATTTTAACAAAGATTGAACCACACGGCGCATCTCAAACCTATTCTTATTATCCAGATGGAAAACTTAAAACAAGTACTGATTCAAGTAACAACAAAACACAAATCAAATACGATAATTTAGGACATCGAAGTCAATTGATTGATCCTGATATGGGGAATTGGACTTATAAATATAATGCTGCAGGGGAGTTGTTATATAAAAAGGATGCTAACGGTAAAGTAACTAATATTGTCTATGATAAACTTGGACGTAAAACTGCGCAAAATGAAGACAAGCAAACATCTCATTGGAGTTATGATAAACCGATTCTCGGTACATTAAGTTCGCATAGTGGTCATGGTAATTTAACTAAATATACCTATGGGAAATTTGAACTTGTTAATAAAGTCAGCATGACTAGTTCTAGTGAAACCCTTTCAACTGAATACCAATATGATAACTATGGTCGCCTGAGAAGTGAACTTCGTCCAAATGGTGATAGTGACGATGACCAACTTAATTTGCAATATACATATAACTCAATGGGGTATATGACACGGGTACGTAGTCCCAAAACAGCGGCTGATAACACATTTGCGAGTGCAAAATATCGCAATAGTATTAAGCAGTTAATGGATGATGCGTTAATTGTTGCAAAAGAGTATGTTGGTAAAGCAACCTATTATAAAAATGAAGAAAATTTTTTAAAGAATAAAGCGAAAGAATACAACGTTGATAAAATAGAGGTACATAGGTTAGATGAAACAGGTCAACAGCTCTTGGCTAACAATGAACAATATCAAAAATGGTGTTCGGATGATGGTGTTTGTTATTTAAGGCCATCAGTTTGGTTATCGCTTCATGGGCCTATCTCTGTTCCTGTGAAAATGCTGGTTGGTGATGAAGTATATCGGCTTGAAACCCAATATAATAGCAGTACACCAGGTAAACGTTTATATGATGCAGAAATCGATGCCGTTTCTTTAGACATTTTTAATAATGCTAATTTGACGAAAGCTGATGATACACTGTTTATTGATAGTGATAACAACGGACAAAAAGAACTAATAACTAACAATCAGTTATTTGCAGCAAAGGCAGATAAAACAACTCGAACATCGTTATTATCACTTGCGACAGAAGTAAGTAATGCGACTGCTATTGCTAATGAACGTTATAAGTATTATGCCGATTTAGCTGAGCAGATCACTTCGTTATTGGTTGAAATAAGCAAGGTTAGTGGCTTATATTGCGAACAAGCTGATCGTCTTGTTGGGGATGAATTGAATTCTTCACAACAAGAAGGGTGCACAAATAAGAAAGAAAATAGTCAATGGCAGCATTTGGATAATCTACTTAACGAATCTAAAAATGCTGAAAAAAGCAATGCCGCTTATATCACTTATTGGCAACGCCAAGATACCGATGCTTATGACCATACATTATCCGAAACATTAGGGAACGGGTTAGTAAATACCTACCAACATAACCAAAAAACAGGGCGTCCTGACTATATTGCAACACATAAAGGTAGCCAAGTTTTTGATCATCGGATTAAAGAAACAACAAATAAAGGCAGTAACATTCGCTTGTTACAATATCGTTATGATAACCATAATAATGTAACGTATCGTTATGACAGCGAGTTAGGGATTCAAGATACTTTTTATTATGATGGGCTTGACAGGCTTACCAATAATAAAATTGTGTTAGATAGTCCTAATTTACACGGGATTAGCAATCCTGACTTTAATGTTAATAATAAAATTAGTTACGATAAACTAGGTAATATCACGAACAAAAGTAATGTTGGTGCTTACCAGTATCGTGGAACGGCGCCTCATGCAGTTAGTAATGCCAATAACCTAGATTATCATTACGATAAAGTAGGTAACTTATTATCTGCAACAAAAGAAAAGCAAGGTACCGAGTCAATTGCTGATATTGAGCGTGAATTAGAATGGAGTGATTTTAATAAACCGCTAAAAATAACTCGTAATGACAACACGGTTGAATTCAAATACGATGCCAATCACGATCGTTATTATAAAAAGAGTGTGACAGAAGGTGAAACGATTGAAACTCTCTACTTTAAAAAACTGTATGAGCGTAATACCAATCTCACTAACGGTGAAGTAGAACATAAGCATTTTATTTATGCCGATGGTAAATTAATTGCACTTAATACACAGGTACGTGATAAGGCGAATAAACTTAAAGATAAGCAAGTTCGTTATTTACATTACGATGCACTTGGGTCAGTTGATTTAATCACAGATGGTTATGGTGCCGTAGTAGAGCGGCGTAGCTTTGACCCATGGGGTAAAAAACGTTCAATACGTTGGGATGACAAAGGAGCATTGGATCTACGTTTAATTACCAACCGTGGTTTTACAGGGCATGAACACATTGAAGAGGTTGGGTTGATCCACATGAATGGGCGTATTTACGACCAAACTTTAGGGCGGTTCATGAGCGCCGATCCAGAAATCCAAGCACCGTTTATGACGAACAGCTTTAATCGCTATTCTTATGTGATGAACAATCCCTTGAAATATACCGACCCGACAGGGTTCAGTTGGGAGTCTTTTTCTAACGCTGTTACTAGCGCTGTTTCTCGCGCTTGGAGTTCATTCAAAAATAGCTTTGGTGGTACAAGTACGTCAGCAAGTGACAATACAGGCTCAAAAAATAATCAGGCTGGTGGCGCTAATGGTAATTTAGGTGCTAGTGAACAAACTGATAGTGCAAATATAACTGATGATCTTACAGGTTATTCAAAAGCTCTTTTTAATGATTTTTTGAAAAGTATTTTGGGGGATGACCCGTACGGAAAGTATATAAATGAAAAATATGGTATACCAACCCCAACAGAGTACCCAGGACTATCAATTGCGCCAGAAGAAGAGAGAGGAGTAGCTGTATTTAAAGCTAATCCTTGGTATACTAGTAGTATAGTCATTGGATTCATAGGAAGAAAACCCCCTAAACCAAGTGATTTTTTCGATGTTACAAAGAGTGGAGGTGTTAAGCTCATAAATGGTCGGAAACCAATTAATAGTAAGTATGTTGGTAAGACTCATCCTTCTGGCGTGAAATTTAATGAGCAAGGATTCCCAGATTTTTCACCTCATGCTAAAGCTCAAGTAGATATTAAAGGGTTGACTGGTAACTACGCTAAAGATGCGGCAATGGCTAATAAAGCCGTAGGTCTGAAAAGTACTCCAAGTGGGCACGTTTGGCACCATGTTGAAAATGCCAAGACGATGCAATTAGTATCTAAAGATATACATAACGCTGCTCGTCATACTGGGGGAGCAGCGATTTTGCGGAATCAATAG
- a CDS encoding TRADD-N-associated membrane domain-containing protein — translation MLLEPISIATDLIESWLKGSKSLRVVLGLAIASLGIAVITLSLGGLIDLEKQFKDVVAGTFFAISIILTFGVIGYQNALERTRTAEKIEAVEERFRDNPKETQAAWELAQTKLETYINRNLSQVRSIFWLTVFVMLFGFALISYGVFKAFETPDLLAPSILTACSGLIVNFIGATFLVVFKSTMSQAQEYMGIIERINAVGMSVQILETLDDSKHELKDKTTSDIAQKLLDLYGGKR, via the coding sequence GTGTTACTTGAACCAATCTCGATAGCAACAGATCTAATTGAAAGCTGGCTAAAAGGTAGTAAGTCTTTAAGGGTAGTTTTGGGGCTTGCCATAGCATCGCTAGGCATTGCAGTTATTACTCTTAGTTTAGGCGGTTTAATAGACTTAGAAAAACAATTCAAAGATGTAGTTGCTGGAACTTTCTTTGCAATTTCAATAATTCTTACCTTCGGAGTTATTGGTTATCAAAACGCTTTAGAAAGAACAAGAACGGCTGAAAAGATTGAAGCTGTAGAAGAGCGGTTTAGAGATAATCCCAAAGAAACACAAGCTGCTTGGGAGTTGGCACAAACCAAACTCGAAACATATATAAACCGAAATTTGAGTCAAGTACGTTCAATTTTTTGGTTAACTGTTTTCGTTATGTTATTTGGGTTCGCATTAATTAGTTACGGTGTGTTTAAAGCTTTTGAAACCCCTGATTTGTTAGCACCATCAATTTTAACAGCATGTAGCGGATTGATTGTGAATTTTATCGGAGCAACATTTCTCGTAGTGTTTAAATCTACAATGTCCCAAGCCCAAGAGTATATGGGAATAATCGAAAGAATTAATGCTGTTGGTATGTCAGTACAAATTCTAGAAACATTAGATGACTCTAAACATGAATTAAAAGACAAAACCACTTCTGACATTGCGCAAAAGCTATTAGATTTATATGGTGGGAAACGATAG